The following are from one region of the Syngnathus acus chromosome 19, fSynAcu1.2, whole genome shotgun sequence genome:
- the lrrc18b gene encoding leucine-rich repeat-containing protein 18 gives MPKKKKKKIIPLSKVFSIEMAMDCIKLLGDGKQRLNLSFKEFDAVPESIQKLWRVEELILGRNLIVELPDFLRDFTKIQVLDLHSNYLEKIPPTIGLLKSLVVLNLCNNRLKQVPKELGLLQNLEKLYLGLNKLQILPKAMGELHELVYIGLSDNRFSVVPTCLANLPKLEKINLDRNPFPPPPDLKKMALPKTFFMVNAYNLCEVCLKNCRADRKKLLNAGQVKATEDVPRVETVT, from the exons ATgccgaagaagaagaagaaaaaaatcattccactgagcaAGGTCTTCAGCATCGAAATGGCCATGGATTGCATTAAGCTGTTGGGGGATGGCAAACAGCGCCTCAATCTCAGCTTCAAAGAGTTTGACGCAGTCCCAGAAAGCATCCAGAAACTGTGGCGAGTCGAGGAACTGATCCTGGGCAGAAACCTCATCGTTGAGCTGCCTGACTTTCTTCGTGACTTCACCAAAATCCAGGTTTTGGACCTGCACAGCAACTAT CTGGAGAAAATCCCCCCAACCATCGGGCTCCTAAAGAGCCTGGTGGTTTTGAATTTGTGCAACAACCGTCTAAAACAAGTCCCCAAGGAGCTGGGCTTGCTGCAGAACCTCGAGAAGCTCTACTTGGGTCTCAACAAGCTTCAAATACTCCCCAAAGCCATGGGGGAATTGCATGAGCTCGTCTACATCGGCCTCTCTGACAACAGATTTTCCGTTGTGCCCACGTGCTTGGCAAACCTCCCAAAGTTGGAAAAAATCAACCTGGACAGAAATCCCTTTCCTCCGCCCCCAGACTTGAAGAAAATGGCTCTCccgaaaacatttttcatggtTAATGCGTACAATCTATGTGAGGTCTGCCTTAAGAATTGCAGAGCAGACAGAAAGAAGCTGCTGAACGCAGGACAAGTTAAGGCTACTGAGGACGTGCCACGAGTGGAGACCGTTACCTAA